In the genome of Triticum urartu cultivar G1812 chromosome 5, Tu2.1, whole genome shotgun sequence, one region contains:
- the LOC125509324 gene encoding guanine nucleotide-binding protein subunit gamma 4 codes for MGEGAVVVLEAPKPRSPPRYPDMCGRRRLQLEVQILDRELTFLKDELHLLEGAQPVSRSGCLKEVNEFVGTKQDPLIPINKRKHRSCRLYWWIRSKLCICASWLCCSCQCLPTCKRPRCFDCSCCEPNCSCCSPNCCSCSCFKIPPCCKPSCGCFDCCSCSCSKPQCCSGGCNPCGECKPECGSCSGGGCCGDCKPSCSCCGEQCCSCAGCSCPRCTGGCLSCFKLPKCSCARCFNCQSSCCKGQPSCFRCQSSCCDKGGCCSGGSCLSCPKPSCPECSCGCVWSCKNCTDGCRCARCCAGGCLC; via the exons ATGGGGGAGGGCGCGGTGGTGGTGCTGGAGGCGCCCAAGCCCAGGTCGCCGCCGAGGTACCCGGACATGTGCGGCCGCCGGCGCCTGCAGCTGGAGGTGCAGATCCTTGACCGCGAGCTCACGTTCCTCAAG GACGAGCTACATTTACTTGAAGGGGCTCAACCGGTCTCACGTTCTGGTTGCTTGAAAGA GGTAAATGAGTTTGTTGGTACAAAACAAGACCCACTAATACCAAT TAACAAAAGGAAGCACCGGTCCTGCCGTCTTTATTGGTGGATCAG ATCAAAACTGTGCATATGTGCTTCATGGCTGTGCTGCTCCTGCCAATGCCTACCAACTTGCAAAAGACCAAGGTGCTTCGACTGTTCATGCTGCGAGCCAAACTGCTCATGCTGCAGCCCGAACTGCTGCAGCTGCAGCTGCTTCAAGATCCCTCCATGCTGCAAACCAAGCTGCGGCTGCTTCGACTGCTGCAGCTGCAGCTGCAGCAAACCACAGTGCTGCAGTGGCGGCTGTAACCCTTGCGGCGAGTGCAAGCCGGAGTGCGGCTCATGTTCCGGCGGCGGCTGCTGCGGCGACTGCAAGCCAAGCTGCAGCTGCTGCGGCGAGCAGTGCTGCAGCTGCGCGGGCTGCTCCTGCCCTCGATGCACAGGGGGCTGCCTCAGCTGCTTCAAGCTCCCCAAATGCTCCTGCGCACGGTGCTTCAACTGCCAGTCGTCCTGCTGCAAGGGGCAGCCGTCGTGCTTCAGGTGCCAGTCGTCGTGCTGCGACAAGGGGGGCTGCTGCAGCGGCGGGTCGTGCCTGAGCTGCCCGAAGCCGTCGTGCCCCGAGTGCTCCTGCGGGTGCGTGTGGTCGTGCAAAAACTGTACAGACGGATGCCGATGCGCCCGGTGCTGTGCTGGCGGGTGCCTGTGCTAA